In Leopardus geoffroyi isolate Oge1 chromosome D1, O.geoffroyi_Oge1_pat1.0, whole genome shotgun sequence, the genomic stretch CAAGTGGATTGAAAAATGCGGGGACCAGCAAGTAGAGGCTAGAAAAGAGGATGTGGATATAAGGGGGAACATGAGCACCAAACCTATGtgtgaagaaggagaagaaggcaaggatgtagagctggagaaagacacagatgtGAGCGATGCACGTATTGAATGCTTTCCACCGAGCCTCCTTCTGGGGCAGACGAAAAACGGTGATAAATATCTGTATGTAGGACAAAGTGATGAATGTGAGGTCAAACCCTGCAACGGTGAATGCCACAAACAAGCCATAGATTTTGTTGACCCGTACATTTTCTGCAGCCATTTTCACAATGGCCATATGCTCACAGTAGCAGTGCGAGATGATGGTTGTATGGTAAAACTGAAACCGGAACTTTATCATTATTAGGCACGGGGCTCCTAGGAAAGCGGCCCTGAGTGTTACCACAGCCGCTATTTGGGTGACTAGGCGGTGGGTGAAGGTGGCAGAATGTCTTAGT encodes the following:
- the LOC123602485 gene encoding olfactory receptor 52A1-like, producing the protein MSVSNITVFRPSVLTLIGIPGLETVQCWIGIPFCVMYLIAMIGNSLLLIIIRSERSLHEPMYIFVGMLGVTDIVLGTSIVPKMLGIFWFHVPEIYFDSCLLQMGLIHTFQCIESGILLAMALDRYVAICHPLRHSATFTHRLVTQIAAVVTLRAAFLGAPCLIMIKFRFQFYHTTIISHCYCEHMAIVKMAAENVRVNKIYGLFVAFTVAGFDLTFITLSYIQIFITVFRLPQKEARWKAFNTCIAHICVFLQLYILAFFSFFTHRFGAHVPPYIHILFSSLYLLVPAFFNPLVYGAKTKQIRIHLIKMLYS